The Burkholderia pyrrocinia genome has a segment encoding these proteins:
- a CDS encoding phosphatidate cytidylyltransferase — translation MLKTRVITALVMLAVLLPVTLFAPLAAFGALIGVVLVFAAWEWARLLKLGGAGAVVYAVVAALALAATMPLGIDAAASRPLFMAAGVFWLLVGPFALRRKPELSGGVWRPFLLAAGLIVFAACWHALVAARAQGVPFVLSLLLVVWLADIGAYFAGKAFGKRKLAITISPGKSWEGAIGGWLAVMVVAGVAMAAHVFEPTLFSAFAVHYGMPGAWAALTLLVAYSVIGDLFESLLKRQAGVKDSSGLLPGHGGVLDRVDALLPVLPLAMLLLG, via the coding sequence ATGCTGAAGACCCGTGTGATCACGGCGCTCGTGATGCTGGCAGTGCTGCTGCCGGTGACGCTGTTCGCGCCGCTCGCCGCGTTCGGCGCGCTGATCGGCGTCGTGCTCGTGTTTGCCGCGTGGGAGTGGGCGCGCCTGCTGAAGCTCGGTGGCGCCGGCGCGGTCGTCTATGCGGTCGTCGCGGCGCTCGCGCTGGCGGCCACCATGCCGCTCGGCATCGATGCGGCTGCATCCCGTCCCCTTTTCATGGCGGCCGGCGTGTTCTGGCTGCTGGTCGGCCCGTTCGCACTGCGGCGCAAGCCCGAACTCTCGGGCGGGGTCTGGCGGCCGTTCCTGCTGGCGGCCGGGCTGATCGTGTTCGCGGCCTGCTGGCATGCGCTCGTCGCGGCGCGCGCGCAGGGCGTGCCGTTCGTGCTGTCGCTGCTACTGGTCGTCTGGCTGGCCGATATCGGTGCATACTTCGCGGGCAAGGCCTTCGGAAAGCGTAAACTGGCCATTACGATCAGTCCCGGCAAGAGCTGGGAAGGCGCGATCGGCGGCTGGCTTGCGGTGATGGTCGTCGCCGGTGTCGCGATGGCCGCGCATGTGTTCGAGCCGACCCTGTTTTCCGCATTCGCCGTGCACTACGGAATGCCCGGTGCGTGGGCCGCGCTGACGCTGCTGGTCGCGTACAGCGTGATCGGCGACCTGTTCGAGTCGCTGCTGAAGCGGCAGGCCGGTGTGAAGGATTCGAGCGGACTGCTGCCCGGCCATGGCGGCGTGCTCGACCGTGTCG